A DNA window from Anoplolepis gracilipes chromosome 13, ASM4749672v1, whole genome shotgun sequence contains the following coding sequences:
- the LOC140672647 gene encoding uncharacterized protein: MRFLLLIYLFLSGNVAIVFTEDADCQVYNHLYVCLENGDVLHGVAFEDVNAVQTIEDIELHLENLGIVDVARNAFIEVSNSSALYVRDNRLSSINRHYFGALDELTYLDLRNNTIVNVEEGAFARLSSLETLLLDHNNISTFRSGAWKGLSELHELYITNNRLALRRNMFKGLRQLETLVLDSNEISEIPIGAFNGLSHIDLLYLSRNKISSLHPDVFRGLNEINELDLGRNRLRAIPAGIFRHMKSLSSLWLNGNQLTVLKSDSFQGLDDLLFLFLNNNDLRYVDMAAFARMKNLTVDPGFKIRGSLVDDLGTIHGQYQCNSLAYQIPYDCTEIDS, translated from the coding sequence ATGCGCTTCCTTCTTctcatttatcttttcttatcGGGCAACGTCGCGATCGTTTTCACGGAGGACGCTGACTGTCAGGTTTACAATCACCTGTATGTCTGTTTGGAGAACGGTGACGTTCTTCACGGCGTCGCGTTCGAGGACGTCAACGCCGTTCAGACGATCGAGGACATCGAGCTACATCTGGAGAACCTCGGAATCGTTGACGTCGCTAGGAATGCCTTCATCGAGGTCAGCAACTCGTCCGCTCTCTATGTCCGCGACAATCGATTGTCGAGTATCAACCGACATTACTTTGGCGCTCTCGATGAACTCACCTATTTAGACTTGAGAAATAACACGATTGTCAACGTGGAGGAGGGTGCTTTCGCGAGGCTGAGCAGTCTGGAGACTCTGTTGCTAGATCACAATAATATCTCAACCTTCCGATCCGGCGCGTGGAAGGGTCTCTCGGAGTTGCACGAGCTCTACATCACCAACAACCGGCTCGCGTTGCGGAGAAACATGTTCAAGGGGCTCAGACAGCTGGAAACGCTGGTGTTGGACTCGAACGAGATATCGGAAATACCGATCGGCGCGTTCAACGGGCTATCGCACATAGATCTCCTCTATCTGTCGCGTAACAAGATCTCGTCCCTGCATCCCGACGTGTTTCGCGGTCTTAACGAGATAAACGAACTCGACTTGGGTAGAAATCGATTGAGAGCGATTCCCGCTGGTATCTTTCGACACATGAAGTCGCTAAGCTCGCTCTGGCTGAACGGTAATCAATTGACCGTGTTAAAGTCCGATAGCTTTCAAGGCCTGGACGatttactttttctctttctaaacaACAACGATCTCCGTTACGTGGATATGGCGGCGTTCGCGAGAATGAAGAATTTGACTGTGGATCCTGGTTTCAAGATACGCGGTTCTTTAGTGGACGATCTCGGAACAATCCACGGTCAATATCAGTGCAATAGTTTGGCGTATCAAATACCGTACGATTGTACGGAGATTGATTCATAG
- the Timp gene encoding tissue inhibitor of metalloproteinase, whose protein sequence is MWRLLLWTHFLLLTVLLAPVQKVAACSCAQAHPQTKFCESDFVAVVRVKKVLSVNGYEIAYKVKINRVFKSNPKADVALMQNLLRTPSSDSMCGVTLKVGETYVLNGRVVSGKALISMCGLSIRWADTTSRQRKGLRQLYQQGCVCDIMFTHWRRKGAVLESSGGKRCLWESTPGPQDCQEKYGVCMAVPGGCSWIPSVPYKNCIKEYQRQRDQQRSREP, encoded by the exons atgTGGCGATTACTTCTATGGACGCACTTCCTGCTGCTAACCGTGCTGCTGGCACCGGTGCAGAAGGTTGCAGCGTGCAGCTGTGCGCAAGCTCATCCTCAAACCAAATTTTGTGAATCAGACTTTG TCGCCGTAGTGAGGGTGAAGAAGGTACTCTCCGTAAATGGCTACGAGATCGCGTACAAGGTCAAGATAAACAGGGTCTTCAAG TCCAACCCAAAGGCCGACGTGGCTCTGATGCAAAATCTTTTACGAACTCCGTCCTCGGACTCGATGTGCGGCGTGACGCTAAAAGTCGGCGAAACGTACGTTCTTAACGGAAGAGTTGTCTCGGGAAAAGCACTTATATCGATGTGCGGACTCTCGATAAGATGGGCTGATACGACCAGTAGACAACGTAAGGGATTACGACAACTTTATCAACAGGGATGCGTGTGTGAC ATTATGTTTACACACTGGAGGCGTAAGGGAGCCGTGCTAGAATCCAGTGGCGGGAAACGTTGCCTGTGGGAGAGTACACCAGGGCCCCAGGATTGCCAAGAGAAATACGGCGTATGCATGGCAGTACCCGGCGGCTGTTCCTGGATACCCTCGGTTCCATACAAAAATTGCATCAAAGAATACCAGCGTCAACGCGACCAGCAGAGGTCACGAGAACCTTAA